The Astyanax mexicanus isolate ESR-SI-001 chromosome 20, AstMex3_surface, whole genome shotgun sequence genome contains a region encoding:
- the LOC103040161 gene encoding olfactory receptor 1-like, which yields MSENNQTITTVVTEFFIVGFPGLQPEYNNLVAALFFCVYVAVLVGNSTFTMLFAIETSLHKPMYIIMLNLAMSDVGFCTVALPKLISRYWFNNGSISFQLCLMQRIFIHYFGTLNSLIMMIMALDRYLAICFPFRYPVLMTNQAMGLLSGFSWVSAFISPSISASMTAKMPFCGPNLIINCFCDTMSMNNLACTDTKAAYQIQFSLAMFVLIVPFSFIIISYVSIGVSVSKITNNQGRMKAFSTCTTQLVIITLYYTPRVFVYATPYIPNLKMTVDQKMVFSMFYLLLPPIVNPLIYCFRTNQIQQLFRKVLGLNRMSQKVSVGFFPK from the coding sequence ATGTCAGAGAACAACCAGACCATCACTACTGTCGTGACAGAGTTTTTCATTGTGGGTTTCCCAGGACTCCAACCTGAATACAACAATCTTGTGGCTGCCCTTTTCTTCTGTGTATATGTTGCTGTATTAGTAGGTAATAGTACCTTTACGATGCTGTTTGCCATTGAAACAAGCCTCCATAAGCCCATGTACATCATCATGTTAAATTTAGCTATGTCTGATGTAGGATTCTGTACTGTGGCCCTGCCTAAGCTGATCTCTCGCTACTGGTTTAACAATGGCTCTATTTCATTCCAGCTCTGTCTGATGCAGAGGATATTCATTCACTATTTTGGTACATTAAATTCTCTtattatgatgattatggctctAGATCGTTATCTGGCTATCTGCTTTCCATTCCGATACCCTGTACTGATGACCAACCAAGCCATGGGCCTCTTGTCAGGGTTTTCCTGGGTGTCAGCCTTTATCTCTCCTAGCATTTCTGCTTCTATGACTGCTAAGATGCCATTCTGCGGGCCCAATCTGATTATAAATTGCTTTTGCGATACAATGTCTATGAATAACCTTGCCTGTACTGATACAAAAGCTGCCTATCAAATACAGTTCTCTTTAGCCATGTTTGTCCTCATTGTGCCCTTCTCGTTTATCATTATCTCCTATGTGAGCATTGGGGTAAGTGTAAGTAAGATCACAAACAATCAAGGCAGAATGAAGGCCTTTTCCACTTGTACCACACAGCTGGTCATCATTACCCTTTATTACACACCTCGTGTCTTTGTTTATGCGACTCCTTACATTCCTAATCTAAAAATGACTGTTGATCAGAAAATGGTGTTCTCTATGTTTTATTTACTGCTGCCACCAATAGTCAACCCTCTCATATACTGCTTCAGAACCAACCAGATACAACAGCTGTTTAGAAAGGTTTTAGGGCTCAACAGGATGAGTCAAAAAGTCAGTGTTGGATTTTTCCCGAAATGA